The following coding sequences are from one Ancylobacter sp. TS-1 window:
- a CDS encoding cold-shock protein: MTTGTVKWFNAQKGFGFIAPDDGGSDAFVHISAVERAGMSDLREGQKVGFELVTDQRSGKMTADKLQSLA; the protein is encoded by the coding sequence ATGACCACGGGAACCGTAAAATGGTTCAATGCCCAGAAGGGCTTTGGATTCATCGCCCCGGATGACGGCGGCAGCGACGCGTTCGTTCATATCAGTGCCGTGGAGCGTGCCGGTATGAGCGACCTGCGCGAAGGTCAGAAGGTGGGCTTCGAGCTCGTCACGGACCAGAGAAGCGGCAAGATGACCGCCGACAAGCTCCAGTCACTGGCCTGA